The Vibrio bathopelagicus genomic sequence ACCAGTAGTTTTCACGTTTGCTGCGGTCTATGCCGAGCTATTAAAAGGCCGCCCCAAAACTTCTAGGGCGGCAATTTTTATATAACTTAAACCGAACGATTCACTAGCATGGTCTTGATGTGACCAATCGCTTTCGTCGGATTTAATCCCTTAGGACAAACACTTACACAATTCATGATGCCATGGCAACGAAAAACGCTAAATGCATCATCAAGATCGGACAGACGTTCGTCTGTCGCCGTATCTCGGCTATCTATTAGCCAACGGTATGCTGCAAGTAGGCCAGCTGGTCCGATGAACTTATCTGGATTCCACCAAAATGATGGGCATGAAGTCGTACAACATGCACACATAATACATTCATACAAACCATCTAAATGAGCGCGCTCATCAGGGCTTTGTAGGTTTTCACGAGCCGGTGGCACATTGCCATCAGACACTAAGAACGGCTTAACTTTTTCGTAGTTATCGTAGA encodes the following:
- a CDS encoding succinate dehydrogenase iron-sulfur subunit, yielding MKLNFSLYRYNPDVDQKPYMKEYTLEVEEGSDMMLLDALILLKEQDPTISFRRSCREGVCGSDGLNMNGKNGLACITPLSALSGQDKIVIRPLPGLPVVRDLIVDMTQFYDNYEKVKPFLVSDGNVPPARENLQSPDERAHLDGLYECIMCACCTTSCPSFWWNPDKFIGPAGLLAAYRWLIDSRDTATDERLSDLDDAFSVFRCHGIMNCVSVCPKGLNPTKAIGHIKTMLVNRSV